The genomic DNA CATTATCGACACGCTACGCATCCGGCAGCACGATTCGGACGAAACCGTCCGCTACGAGGTGGTGATGGCGATCGTGGAGACGGCCAAGCGGGACCTGCAGATTGTGTCCGAGTCGGAGGATCTGCTAGAGTTCGTCAAGGAGCGGACGCTCGACAAAAAGTACAAGATCCGAAAGGAAGCGATGAACGGGTTGGCGATGATCTACAAGAAGTACCTCAGTGATACGAACGTGCCGCTGGCAACGAAGAAGGCCGTCATCTGGATCAAGGATAAGATTCTGCACGGCTACTATATGACCGGTGTCGAGGATCGGCTGCTGGTGGAACGTTTGCTGATCACGTGCCTTGTGCCGTATCAGCTGCCGGCGGAGGAGCGTATGAAGAAGCTGTACCAGCTGCTCGGCACCATCGACGATAATGCGACGAAAGCGTTCATAGAGTTGCAAAAGAATCAGCTAAAGGTGCGACGCAGTGTCGCCGACTGGATCAAGCTGCACCGGCTAAAGGATCTCACGCCGACCGTGATGAAGGAGATGAATGTCAAGTGCTCGAACATTGCCAAACAGCTGCCGGACCCGGTGAAGGCCCAAGAGTTCCTGCTCAAATTCTCTGCCCAAATGCGCAAGGACCCGAAGCTGATCGTGGAGATGGAAACGATCCTGAAGCGGGACGTGTCGTGCAAGGAGTGTGCCGACACGATGGCGATCGTGCTGAAGAAGCTGGGCCAGCCGATCATGACGAACACGTACTACAATACGGTGAAGATGCTGCTCGAACGCATTGCGTCGGTAATGGTGGACAAGCAGTCGATCGGTGTGCTGATCGAGCTGATCCAGGAGTGTATGAACGGTGGGAAGGAGGTGATCGAGGAGGTAAGCCTGCCGACGGATTCGGCCGGCGAGCGGGGGCTCAAGCTGCTGACCGTGCTGGCGTACGTGTTTTCCGCACACTTCCAGCACGACGAAATCCTGCGCCACATGATCGGACTGCTGTCGTTCGACGAGCCGTACGTAGCACCGTACGTGCTGAAAGCGTTCACGTACCTAGGCCGGTACAAGGCACTGATCGAATCGCACCCGGCCATCCTGAAGGAGCTGGCACCGCTTTGCAAGGAGTTCGCCATCGCCGGCACACCGAAGCAGGCGAAACATGCCATCCGCTGTATGTTCGTAAATACTCAAACgggcagcagtggcagcagtggtggtggtggtggcggtggtggtggcggtgctgGTACCGATCCGCTAGCGATCGCTGCGTCGGATCATGCCGGCATCGACATCTTCCCGGATATTGTCGAAGGCATGAAGCAAACGTTGCACCCGCAGAGCGAACACTACCGCACAGCGATCGTAACGCTCGGGCATATCGCGTACAATCTGCCGGAAAAGTTTCACGTGCAGATCAAGAACATTATCTCGCGCAAGATCGTCAAGGAGCTGCTGGTGAAGGAAACCTCGGACGGGCGGACGAATGTGCCGACCAAAGACTGGTGCGACGAGCAGGACCTGCCGGAGGAAACGCGCTGCAAGGTGGAGGGTCTGAAGACGATGGCGCGCTGGTTGCTGGGGCTGAAGAAGGATGTGGTGTCGGCGCAGAAAACGTTCCGCATGCTGAATGCGTTCATCAGCAAAAAGGGCGACCTGCTCGAGCAGGGCGGTGCGTTATCGGCAGCGGAAAAGTCCTGGCTGCGTCTCAGCGCCGGTAAGGCGATGCTGAAGATCTGCGAGCAGAAGGGCGTCGGCGATCAGTTCATTGCCGAGCAGTTCTACAATCTTTCGCAATTGATGGTAAGTggacggggtttttttttccacacttTTAAGCTATTGGAAATGCGTCATAAAGTAACCTTCTTTTTATGCATTCTTCCCCCAGACCGATCCAGTGCCGGAGGTACGCGATACGTTCGTCAAGAAGCTACACAAAGGTCTGAGCAAAGGTATCCCGCACAAGTGCCTTCCGCTTGATTTTATGGGCTATTATGCGCTCGGCGGAAGAGAGACGGATCAAAAGTAAGTATTCTTTTCCCAACTATTGCCGAAGCAAAACCCAATACAATTTATCAACTTTAGACATGATTTGGAAGGACATAGCATGAAAGGGTTTGTCCTGTAATTTCCGTTTTCCAAAACCCGACCTGCTTTAGGGAAAAGATCAGGTCATGTTAAAAAGCTAGCTCAACTTTCATGGCCTAAAATCCCTCTGAGTGTCGCCTCTTCTCAGAAAGGAAAGAGGGAGTCTACGTGTTAGTGCCGTATGCGAGAATTGATACTCTAAATGTTCTACATAAACTCGACTTCGTTCGTCGCAGCAGGTGTTTCGAGTGGAGCAACTTCTTCAATAACAGGTTGACAGCCAGAACCCCTGTTGTAGCTGATATTTGACTCACGATGTCTGAAGTTTTGACGATATTGAAGATCAGTATTTGTTAGTTTTACCATCATTTGTGTCTTTGGTTTCCGGTCAGTCGTGATATAACATAAAAACGGAACTGGTACCACCACGCTACAATTAAAACATTGGTTAGGCCGATAAGATACAATATATTCTACTACGAAATTACAAAGTGAAAAACGCGGACCGCTTGTCCCGAGGACCGTTAGAGAACAGAAACCTTGTTGCACGCCAGGCTCCCGTTCATTGCCCCTGGTAGGCCTACCGCTCTCACAAACCCATCAACACGCTGGCAGGATTGTCAGCGGTGAGTGACTGCAGTAATCCAGGGAACGGCAAGCCGGGTCACAACATCTTCCCCTCTTTAGTAGTTCCGATATCCGTCGAGCCTACGCGGGGGTCTTCTAAGCCTAGAAGAACGGCTGTTGCTGGTCCCGAATGTAGCTGGCAGAGGTTGTACGGTCTGCTGCGTCGGGGACCCAATGGAAGATAGATGCCGTGGTGTGCTGGACGGATCGTTGTTCCGTTTCACTGGTGCCTTCGGTGTTGGTGCCATTTCAGTAAGCATGTCTAGCGGCAGCTGGTGCTTAGCTGATTCGCTGGTAAGACTTCTACGGCAGCCTGATGTGCGTTTGCGTAGCTGATAACGCTTCCGATACGTTTGGAGACCACTCCAGCTACCCATTTCCACACATTTAGCGAATAGGTTTTCGCCTAGACAGCATTTCCGGGTTGAAACTGCCTATCTGCTAACGgttgctgattttttttcgttggtcgACTTCGGTTTGTGGTGTTGGGCGTATAAGGTCTAAGGCAATTCTGATGGTTTCGCCCAAACATGGCTTCAGCTGGCGTGCGTTGATCTAATACAGGATGTGGAGTAGAGCGATACGATTGCAGGAAGATGTCGAGAGCCGCTTCCGTGGATGTATCTTTTGATTGGATTTTCTTCAGGGCACGTTTCAAGGTATCTACGAAGCGCTCGGCTTGCCCATTAGATTGCGGATGGAAGGGTGGCGTTTTTACGTGCTCAATGCCACTTTGTACGCAGAAATCCTGGAATGTGTGCAACTATACTTGGAAGAATCGAGATAGTAGCTGTCGTGGTTATGGTGGAGGTTTTGACGACTTCGGGCCACTTTGAAAATGCATCAACCAAGGATCAAAAAGTAGACTCCGTGCACAGGTCCAGCATAATCTATATGCACTCTTTCCCATGGTGTGGCGGTGATTTTGCGACTTGATTCTGCGAGCTATGGATTTCATGCGTTGGGGTTCGGCTTTTTAATATCCTGTACGAGGTTTTGCACCGCTTGATCGACTATAAGCTTATGTTAGATGGAGGAGTCTGAGATCATAAGTATATCTGCGTAATTAGCGTATGGCAAGATCTTAATCGACGTATAGAAGATGGTTTCGGAAGTTTCTCTATGAAGAACTAGATTGAAAAGAAGATAGAAAAACCCAATCCCCTGACACCGGCCGATGGTGATAGCAAAAATCCCAAAGAGTACCCCTTCCAACATGATGCCTAGTGATGGCCAGCCTAGTGATGATACGACTCTTTTGACGGATCGCCTCGGAGTCCAATTCACGCCTATAGGAATCGAGTTCTTTCCGTTGGTGTAACGAGTTCGGGCCGACTGGTAGGTGAAGCAAAGCATACTCGAGTTCGACCCGTAGGTGCACCGAGTCCGGATGACCCCGAAAGCATACGCGACATAACAGATCGGCTGATAAATGTTTAGTCTAACATATGGATGGCGCTGATAAATTTAAATccatattttttttagtttgtaCCAACCTTGAAACCGGACAATAACCTAGTGAGCTAGAGCATTTTGTGTGACgcaagaaaagaaaggaatttcGCGTGATGATAAAGTATTGCTTTTTGAAGGGAAGAAATACAGATGAAGCCAAAAATTGGCTTGATGATGAGTTTGCGGATACTGTTCCACCAAAATCAACCATAAAATATTGGTATGCCAAATTTAAACGGGATTAAATGAGCACTGGGGACGGTGAACACCCACTGTGTTCGCCCAAAAGAGGTGGTTACAGacgaaaacattaaaaaaatctacaaaattATTAAAAGTAACCGTAATGTGAAGTGGATCGAGATTGCTGACACCCTAAAGATATCCAAGGAACGTGTTGGACATATCGTTCACGAGTATTTGGATATGAGAAAGCTCTGTGCAAAAAGTCCAATAGCCAATCGTCCGAGTGGACTTGTCGCGATGAACCTGCTCCAAAGCGGGGAAAAACGCAACAATCAGCTGGCAAGGTTATGGCGTCAGTTTTTTTGGGATTCGCAAGGAATAATCCTCATTGACTACCTTGAGAAAGGAAAGACCATTAACAGCGAATACTACATCAAGTTGATGGAGCGTTTGAAGGACGAAATCGCTACAAAACGGCcacatttgaagaaaaaaaaaattgtttcatcAAGACAACGCACCGTGCCACATCAATCAGTGAAAACAATGGCGAAAATTCAAGAATTAGGCTATGAATTGCTTCCTCACCCCCCGTATTCCCCAGATCTGGTTCCCAGCGactatttcctttttttcagaTCTCAAAAAGATGCTCGCTGGGAAGAAGATTTCGTCGGATGAAGAACTGAGGCCTTTTTTGAAGCAAAGGACAAATATTACTATAAAAATGGTATCGAAAAATTGAAAGACCGCTATTCtcggtaaaaaattgtgaattACTATCATAGGCCAAACAATTATCAGCCCACCTGTTACATCGACAGGTTCGGTCTAATCCATGGATCGTACCGAAATCGCTGCGGGTCGACTCGGACTCGTTGCACCCACAGGTTGACCCGAATTCGTTGGAAGTGGGAATAGGAATCGCTTACGAATGGTTCCGACCCGGTAGATTCGGGGGTCCTCCCACCCATCATCAATGTTGACTTGGcttggttcttcttcttctttggccgaTAACGACCTCATAGGTCACGAcgcctgccatatctggcttactagacttaatgataccacgtagttggatagtcagtcctcactacgagggaacCGTCaaggtgggatttgaatcccggtctgtatgaagaccggcgccgccgTCGCCTTAGCATCGGGCCGCCCGACTTTTCGCTTTTTCAGGATATGTTGAGTATTTCGCTTGCACAAAAATCGTTCCCAAAGACTTTTACTATTGACCGTAAGGACTCTAGTGCTTTTATTGAACTAACTCTCAATATCCGCATTTCCTCACTTCGGTATATAAGGCGCATAATAACAATATAAATGTATGATATACCAACAGTAAaacctttttctctctctctctctctatctcttttcAGTTTgttcaatcaaatcaaatctaaTATAGAAACCGACGTGAACAGACGTCGTGAGTATGTTAAAAACTTCACTACAGGTACGCGTTATCCACTGCTCAAAGTTCCAAAGCTGAGAATTGCATTCTGAATTGCCGTTTGACTCCTTTTCCAGTTGAACGTGGCATGAGCCAACTGCCGCACATCCTACCAGATTATATGCTCGTGTTTGCTGTGACGGTGCTCACGCATGATCCGCAGTTCACGCGCCCATCGGATCCTGCCCAGCTGAGGCACATCGAACGATGTCTCTGGCTCGTGCTGGAACCGCTTGTCATGAACAAGGAGTTCTTCTGCTTTAGCTTCTACAAAAATCTGATCGAGCGCATCAAACACCATAAGGACGCGCTGAAGCCGGACGATGAGGAAATAAATCATGTAAGCGTGCAGCTCTCTATACGTGGACGCCTCTGGAGCAAAAGCTTGAAActaatcgtgtgtgtgtgcgtgtttttccccctcttcGATACAGAAACTGTGGGCTATATGTGATGTAGCCATGGGGCTTATACTCACCCGGTTAACGTTCTACGATATGCGCGAGGCACCGGCCGAGGCACGCATACCTTCGATGTATTTCCAGGCACAGCCGGAAGATTTCCACAACACGCGCTACTACATTCCGGACGATATGTACAACCTGACGGATAGGAGTGGCCGCAGCGCCGTTCCGTCCGGCTCGAAGGCTGGCCCACCCGGAGCCAAAACCAAACAGACTACGTCCTCCTCCACTGCGGCATCCTCCTGCCCGCCATCCTCGTCCTCGACGTTGACGCTGGCCGTTTCCTCAAGTTCTGCAACATCCGCCTCGGtaagataaagagagagacagtGAGAGAGTTTGGTAAAGTTTGTTCCAATATTAATTTGTAcattttcactttcttccacgcacaggaacggaacaaaCTGAAGGCAAAAACTAACCGCCAGCTAACGCACGACGATGACGAACAAAATGGGCAGGATGAGACTGAAGACATCGGGCCACCACCCTCCAAGCGAGCTCACAAACCAGTGGATGGTGCAAGCGTGTAATGGCAAATGGTTCTGTCCAGGTTTGTCGTAAGGGGAGATAAGCGATTATTATTAAGTTATTTATGTACAGTACCATACCGTGACAAGCGACAAAATTTTAGTAATGGAAAACAGGACTGTTTGGTTAGCTTCGATAGCCTCGCAGTGCAGTGAGCTGCCAAACATCAGGCCTGAGGTTGACAGAAGATAGCACTGACACACGCAACGGAGAGCTCTAAAGTCTCTAAAAACCCTTAAGGCGCGATTGAGTATTTTACTTATTTCTTGACGACAGCAAACAATCTTCGGCAACATATACACAGCAATAGAGTACAGAGGCGAACCCACACTACCACCGGCCGTGTAGGTCAACTCTCTATCGATACTCATTACTCATAACTggcctttttttaaattttctttccctttccgATTGAAGAGAGTATAATAAATTGAGCGGTAAACAAACGCTTAAGCTGGAGAGGAAGCAGGTTGCAAACTAAGATGAAGCTTAATGTTAACAAGCGCGAGtatatgaataaaacaaacacacatgtaGTTTTAATGACGCTGAACCAATAATGACACGAATCGGTTAGAATCGGAGTACgatcaagtgtgtgtgtgtatgttggaaATGTCTTTGTTATACGACTGAGATCTGCGACCCGGCGGCGTTGACTATATTTGGGAAGGGTTTCTGCATCTCCACAACTTTTAGATTCGAAGCGCAACATACGGCCTATTAGATCCAGGCCCTTATACTACAGTAGCTGGTTTGGTTGGAGCAAGAGCATCAGGATTTCGTACCAATTGGCCTATGATGGCTTCGATTGGACTGAGCTGTACAACACTACAACCTTCCACAAAGCCAAGACATCAAGAAACAGGCAGGAGAACGGCTCTGCCAGGAGTCTTGCGCAGTGCGGTATTACCCGGTCTTTCCAGTTCCTTAGCTTCGCAGTTGACTTAgacatcaatcaatcaatcaattcggatcaatgcgacgaagGATAAATACCcggtttattgtttattgtttattgtctTTATAATTCAACGAGCCACGCAGGGCCCCCTTGAAGCCTAACTTCTAAGACACTTAACAGTTACAGGAACGGACGGAtggaatacaatttaaaagcgcAGCGCGTGACATGTCCTGTTGGTGACGATTGATGATACAATTATATTCACGGCACATACGGAGAAAGGGATCaaaggcgccaaaacgggttcggcgatccttaacgtcaagcagcgtccttgtgcgaagcggcctggttgggacgtataagttgagcccagagagtagtgttggggagtcgatccggttgtccaaaagtcccgcaacaaatagtctctgggcgttgcagttacgctggttcagcgactcgataccCAGAAGCGCACAGCGAGCGTCGTAGTCCACTTGGaccctccagaagcgcaaTGCGAACCGGGTGAATTTGCGCTGGACGGATTCCAAATGGGCTAGGGGCCGAGCAGCAGATGGCCACCATACAATGGAGGCATactccagcaccgatcgaaccaaggagcagtagagcgccTTGATGGAGACCAGGTCCGTGAAGTCGTTTATAATACCCTCTGGCTCTGTCCGTTATAGAGCCCGCCTCGGAAACAGAGTATCAGTTTACGGTGACGATCTCAACGTGGTAGAGAAGTTCTGCTACCCTGGCAAGATCGTAACTTCGGATAAAAACGTAAGTAAGGAAATGGTGTATACTACGGGCAATACAATCTCCTACCAGAACCAGATGACTGCATACACGAATTGCATGATACTTCTCACTCCAAACTGTCTACAAGCTTGAAGTCCAGACTTTTGGGACATATAAGGCGTTAAATCACTCGCCATTTTTGAGCATCGAGATATCCTGATAGAGGCTAAAGCCGGCAGGCTacgatggttggtgatggtgataCACGATTCATGCCGAAGCAATAAAATCCAACAGGAGCTCGCCGGCATTAGAAAGTAATATCGAATCTATCGTAGGTCGGTTACAGTCGTGTTGAAATGAGTGATGGGAATAACCACTCAGTAGCGTGAATTAAATCAGAGAGAATGAGTTATAATAGTGAGTTACATCTTATACTTACTCTTTAAGAGTTTATTCTTGaataatgatttaactctccatgccgactaaccactcactcacatcCTTTTAACTCACTCTCcccgttttaactcactcgcctcgttttaactcactcacctcgttttaactcactcacctcctTTATACTCACTCACCTAGTTTTTACGCACTCatctcgtttttactcactagagagttaaatatcgtattGGCATTATGCATTGGTCATGATCACACGATGatttaagaaaatacaatacGGTAACGAGCCGTAAGGATAGAttgttcataaaaaaatattttaaaagggACTATGTAGATCTTTCGCTTGTGAGgcgagtgagttaaaacgaggtgagtgagttaaaacgcagtgagtgagtggctagtctgcatggagagttaaatcaaagGTTAGTTGAAATAACTCTTTAAATCATCTAGATTATTAAAGATTTAAATCATTAGATTATTAGATTAGAGTTAAATCATCTAATTCAGTGCTAAAATTTAagtcattcactcattctgatTCAGTTTGCATATCACTAGTTGGAATGCATCCCCGAGTCGAGTTTCCTGAGTGCAGCGGGTGGGCAAATTGGGTCTTGTCTAAGCAATGATTTCAAGACATCGGACTACGCGTGGTGATAGGGAAACGATAAAACTCAATTAACATCTCGATTAAACTTGTGAAGGTAAGTAAAAATGGCATGGTTTGGTATTTTTGCTACTTACGAGTAGATTGGTGGTCAGGTTCAAGAACGGTTGTGAATACTGTTCAGCTACGGGTACGAAGTCCAGGAAGCTAGAAATAGCAGGCCATGCCATGCTcttttgaagttgaagtttgaAGGActcaaaaagaaggaaataatagtttttttttttaatttttaaagcattaaattataattttaagt from Anopheles stephensi strain Indian chromosome 2, UCI_ANSTEP_V1.0, whole genome shotgun sequence includes the following:
- the LOC118503413 gene encoding sister chromatid cohesion protein PDS5 homolog B, coding for MADITYPAGCRPINEDLGQDELIRRLKTLTHTLQAMGQDEDGMYTQYIPLAVHLADDFFLQHPSRDVQLLIACCIADVLRVYAPEAPYKDQDQIKGIFMFLIRQLNGLRDPKDPAFKRYFYLLENLAYVKSFNMCFELEDCQEVFCTLFSLMFKIVNDEHSPKVKTFMLDVLAPLITESDSVSYDLLDLIYINIVEPLRTQKRNAYELAKELIIKTSNWLEAYTQAFFNQILILDKNEKQYQIVPKIYDVIYELNVITPSILLSVLPQLECKLKSTHEAERLKAVSTLARMFSEPGSTLARQYGPLWKQFLGRFYDIAVPIRIKCVQSTMHFLINHPSLRKDIIDTLRIRQHDSDETVRYEVVMAIVETAKRDLQIVSESEDLLEFVKERTLDKKYKIRKEAMNGLAMIYKKYLSDTNVPLATKKAVIWIKDKILHGYYMTGVEDRLLVERLLITCLVPYQLPAEERMKKLYQLLGTIDDNATKAFIELQKNQLKVRRSVADWIKLHRLKDLTPTVMKEMNVKCSNIAKQLPDPVKAQEFLLKFSAQMRKDPKLIVEMETILKRDVSCKECADTMAIVLKKLGQPIMTNTYYNTVKMLLERIASVMVDKQSIGVLIELIQECMNGGKEVIEEVSLPTDSAGERGLKLLTVLAYVFSAHFQHDEILRHMIGLLSFDEPYVAPYVLKAFTYLGRYKALIESHPAILKELAPLCKEFAIAGTPKQAKHAIRCMFVNTQTGSSGSSGGGGGGGGGGAGTDPLAIAASDHAGIDIFPDIVEGMKQTLHPQSEHYRTAIVTLGHIAYNLPEKFHVQIKNIISRKIVKELLVKETSDGRTNVPTKDWCDEQDLPEETRCKVEGLKTMARWLLGLKKDVVSAQKTFRMLNAFISKKGDLLEQGGALSAAEKSWLRLSAGKAMLKICEQKGVGDQFIAEQFYNLSQLMTDPVPEVRDTFVKKLHKGLSKGIPHKCLPLDFMGYYALGGRETDQNLFNQIKSNIETDVNRRREYVKNFTTVERGMSQLPHILPDYMLVFAVTVLTHDPQFTRPSDPAQLRHIERCLWLVLEPLVMNKEFFCFSFYKNLIERIKHHKDALKPDDEEINHKLWAICDVAMGLILTRLTFYDMREAPAEARIPSMYFQAQPEDFHNTRYYIPDDMYNLTDRSGRSAVPSGSKAGPPGAKTKQTTSSSTAASSCPPSSSSTLTLAVSSSSATSASERNKLKAKTNRQLTHDDDEQNGQDETEDIGPPPSKRAHKPVDGASV